The Gadus macrocephalus chromosome 3, ASM3116895v1 DNA segment atcggccaaTACTCAAGGctacaatatcggtatcgtatcggaagtgaaaaagttgtatcgggacatccctaacacacacacacccacacccacacactgccagtgatatgcgcatGATATTTCCCCGTGCTCATGatatactttctcgtgcgcacgagatactttctcgtgcgcacgagatactttctcgtgcgcacgagatactttctcgtgcgcacgagatactttctcgtgcgcacgagatactttctcatgcgcacgagatactttctcatgcgcacgagatactttctcatgcgcacgagatactttctcatgcgcacgagatactttctcatgcgcacgagatactttctcgtttgagatgctccaacattgctgtcgtgctcttgtgatatgccaactccatttggcaaagagtgcaaatcacaacacctttccgtttaggacttaacttgaagtatttccatacctttgatgatttcgtgcgcggacattttcctttattgtgattttcgtccatttctccgtcgaaaattgtcgacggagaaatttgacgtcgacaAATTTTTGACGTCATCGACGCGTCGACGTTATCGACGCGTTGCTACAGCTCTATATGCCTGACAAAACGAAAGCCGGGGAAACCATCTATGCGCCGGGAAGGTGAAGCTTGTGCTAGAAGCATTATAGTTACTGTTTAACAGCATGATAATGGCAGAGGTCTGTGATTTGACTGCTGCACCCAACTTCCAATGTACCAACAAAGTAAACAAGAGACACACATAATATTGTCTGCTATGACAGAGCGTTTCATGAGCCTTATTTTTGCCACCTGAAGCTGAATTTTTGATCTCCTAGTTATTAGAAATCTACCCTTGATTTGACAAATCTGTAGTTTTCAAACTTAAACTGCAATCTCGGCCATCTGTGATGGTGTGGCAATGTTtggaaatattattattaatgtggcAATAAAATACCAGGCTTTGATGTGGGCCAATTCTTTCCTAGAAAATGTTTACAATGGTTCCCTTAATTTACGACCAAATTTAAGGTTTAAGAGCCAGGACTAGATTGAAGGTTTAAAGGCCGTgttgcaggttaaccggaagttttgattatacataaagcactcaaagtatgtatatcatttataaaatgtctccaaaatagtgttaaagtTTGTTTTTGGTAGTAACGTGTGTTTTCTAACGCCATTCGGCGTCACATTGGGGAGATGGGTGAAGGTAGCCTCATTCTAGTACTAGAACTTTGGCATCTAAGAGGTGGCAAAAAACACAAGTTACATGGCCCACAGCCGTAATTTCGAACCGgtcagacgtgagagggcgaatgaggtATTGATGAATAAATGCATAAATGTCAGAGGAGAATGATTTGAGAGTTGCTATAATTTAGCAACGAGTGCTGTAGCTAGTCAATGAACAccagtgcatacaataacaagacttttatttatttttagtgaatagtcagtgaatagcaccgagtcaaagtcaacgttttctttatatctagtgacagcAATTATGTCGTTCACATAAGTACCagtaaacttagtcagaagatctagaaatagaaggcataatgctagctatgggctaacTTGCCAGTCCCACCTGTGAAATCCCCCCCAGTTAATCCCTAATAAATCTTTCCCCCGACGTTGTAAACAGATTTCCGATTCCGTTTTGATGGTAGCCTACTAGCTCCAGTAACAACATCTTTGCCTAGTGTTTATTTCTAAGATTTATTTTACCCAGTTTTCGAAATACCCATCAATATTCGGGGGGTCCCAATCTCCCGATTGTTGCGCAATACGATATACATTTTGCAGCAGGCCTATAACATTAAAATATGTCATGGATGCAACCCAAGACTATCAGTCtttagcctacatgacaacacaaacacgcacacacttaacaATTTTGATAATCCAATATGCTATAGTATTGTAAAGCAACACTGACATAGCAGgatgcattggctaaagttgtttggatgcacgttgatttataacaaggagagtcaaagttgtgcattacaatgcaaacactacaataattggcaccaatcTGGCGCACTTAGAGcaatgaactgaataaatgcatggtatagcctatcggacacgcaatcagtgcacttgcaaattaGTGCCTGCAAGTATGaccgatcgtggtgtgacattatttaacaatcTACTgcaaatacgatcagacagatgtacattgaacacatacacaaagcacatttGTCCAACCCGGCAGATGccgacagacagcccacaacaagccaaacatcaccacaccgggtgtgctctctctctctctcgcacgcccGTACATAAtcactccaactccaaggctgcttcactaagaccacaactaaccacaaggccttcataaccatgcagtatggCGAAGCCTgaaaggacacacgcacagtcgcacacactcatcttatgcaaaacaatctgttttatcatcaacattcagtcactgcaaagatttaaagaatagcctcttaccataagttaAAATGGACTCAAAGTGTTTGAGTGATACACTCGGTTTtagctttcgcttgctatccATTTTTAGTATGACTCTCAACATTACTTCTTtcttctgtttggcgcacatTGGTAATTttcatacgtgcacaggactggctggctcTGCTTggcaaataatataaaatattatctatccatcaatctatctgtctatctatctatcaacgcatatgtctagttttaatgtgatgtattttgtgtatgtccatgtccatgtctcccttgttctgtgtgagCCAAATCACCTAAATGAATCCCGACGATTAGTGTCGTTTGGCATTAATAAAGAcctgactaggctatctatctatctaggccagGGGTCGGCCCGCGTGCCAACACTGGCatggggcagcataatcattggcacacttgaaaaaaaaacaaaaaaactttattttaattgtattattattattaaatgtcaCCGCAAAATGCGGAGGCATAAGCATTGCTACCGATTTTCTTTTtgtactttattctgttttgggcatttcctcccagtgcaaatatatttaaattagttacagaaagcagtTTTCTGAAAcgggatcaattaatagtttttaaacctatgttgtgagtaatagagaagaaaatatttaaaatattgttgcaaatggcctgtatgcatcgccttcacatggttttgcaaagctgtacatgtcttaatgatattgatattgatggttccaacattctcagttattctcgttttttacaatcctcacagtgcaaatatgtttttgaatgagtttctgaaaattgtgttttaagatgggacatacgtaattataatttgtacgcccatgttgcaaatataacaaccaaaaaaacatttgaaatgtaGATGCATGAATGTGGACTATGTGGAAATAATAcgattccaggtcttctggaaatgtttttggtcactgtgtcataattcagcttaattttttaatatattgttgcttaaggcacactcattaatgagaaaatgtaaaactggcactgcatgttgaaaaggttgctgacccgtGATCTAGGctattaattaacaattattcgccgaaggcaaagtgaatagtggggaatagcccccgagaccgaaggtcgaggacactccaaaaataaacaagataactctttttgccgggatttatttgtttttattagcggtttatttgtttttattagcgaacattttgtgattaaaacaatatcccgagtttgaaaTTTCAATCATGGGACATTGCCCAATATcccaaaccaatcaaattgcgccatcttaggtgGTTCACGTGTTGCACATACTAACTATCTATGTACTTATCTATGCATCTGCTGAACCAtctcttactagtctctactctcaagggtctcaatgcggctGTGGTCtgtgtctccccaacgtgacgtcatgcaatgcattctggggcagaTGAGAATCAATCGCAAACGGCTAAAATAGTCCCTACTTTTTCGTTTaacattccgttttgtgatacctaacaaccttaaatacaatggataacagtttaaatctttattaccaGCAAGAAAATTGCACAAATTTGTTTGAAAATTAACCCTGCAACACGGCCTTTAAGAGCCTGGACCAGACTCAAGGTTTAAGAGCCAGGAACAGAATCAGGGTTTAAGAGCCAGGACCAGAATCTGGGTTTAAGAGCCAGGACCAGACTCAAGGTATAAGAGCCAGGACCAGACTCAAGGTTTAAGAGCCAGGACCAGATTGAAGGTCTTTCTCCATCCGTCCATAGAACAGACAGATGGAAGAACCAACATGTGTTTGCATCATGTCTCAAAGGGACAGGAATGTTGTGCAGCAGCTTGTGGGCCTTCAGTATGCTGTGAAGACATGCTCTGTGTGCGGAGAACCGCTGACCGGCCATACCTTAATCTCGATGTTCCCCACTTTGGCTGTAGAGCGAATGATTGGCCTGCCAACCAGTGCTGGGAAGATGTGCTCTGGAAAGTTAGACCCGGCATAGCCACACTTGACaaactgaagaaaaaaaaaaggatgaaaaGATCATTAGCCTAAAGACTAAACTACAGACATTGAATACATTTGTTGTTTATAAAAAAATCGATATGTGTAAATAAGGCGTGGGACTGAACAGGTTAGTAATACATTATTTACGACCTAGTTATATGTAAAGTTGTAAtcgatcatatatatatacgtttgTCATTGGCTATGTACCCTTGCTTTTCCAAAGGGAAGCTTaaccaataaataaatgaaagaaaaaaccaagAGGACATTAATATCATGCTGTGTTTTACTGGGTCACAGTTTTACCAGGGTTGTCACTTATCTGCAATGATCAGAATGGACCACATTCACTGCAACCAACAATCCTGATGGCATGTTAGACTATAACTTATACAAAAATGTAGATAAATGTTGGTAAGAAAAATAGCTTGACAACTCGTTAAAGGCACGGATTAGGTATTAAGGCAACTATGCCCCAAAGTTTGGAGAAGCACACAGTGAGAAAGATTTGTGCAGAGATATTGGTTGGAAGAATCCCCATACATGGAATCTCTTTAATTGTGTCAAGAAGGCTCGCTGGTTATTTCTCTTTGGATAAAtcaatttattttataattatgaagaaaatatttaatttacataaaaaaaaaattcaggtACGTAAAATATGCGTATATTAGCTGGGCGGGGCATATTTATGACCATTTGCTTGCCCATAAATTTAACAATATTTGGTAGGAATTAACATTAAATTTGATATTTGTTTTAACTAAACATTGTACGGGTTATTCTAACATTCTGGAATGATTGGAAGATGGATAAAAGACGAGTGAGCCTTTAACAGAAGCTTACACTCATACTGCAACAACACATTTATGACAGACTGGagctgaaataaaaaaatataggaGAGAATGGAGCTGAAATCATCCCATCTACTGACAGACTGGAGCTGAATTCAAGCCATCCAATGAACCTCAGGAGGAACATCAGGTCAGCCGAAACAAGTCCGCTGCGAGCTAAACCAGTAACACGAAGGATGACAGCCTTTATCAGCACCGATTCATCGGCGGGGGCTCGGATTTAACAACTACACCGACCCCTGGCCAACCAGCTCGAAAGAAATATCAACATAAGTGTGTAGAAATACGACAGACCGACGTATGTTCCCTAATCAAACTGACAATCACATTCCTTTCAATAGCCACCCAGAAAAGCTAACACGTTAGCGGCAAGCTAACAGTGCCGCCGCTTCAGTGACTTCCTGTTTCTCTTATCCCGTCTTTAGTGAACCCCAGCGCCGCTAGAGACCCCGGACCCCCCGCACGGTGCCACCCGGCCCGTctgctcacacactcaccccgGTTCCATTGTCACAAACCACCACTTTCCGTCCTTGACTATCCATTTTTTCAGCCCTGAAACCAGTCGGTTTCCTCTGCCTGGTCCACTTTTTTGGTTAGGCGGAAGTCACCACCCTGCGTTAGGGGCGGGCCGACTCTACCGGAAGTAGCCACCCTGCGCTAGGGGCGGGATGTCTCTACCGGAAACAAAAAATATACTGCAGACAAGAGCAAAAGCTGGACTCAATCCATCTccattataatatttatatataaggcTTGTAGTgggaacattttattttcacattctgtttctctaGCTGCCATTTGTATGGTATGTGCCTGTTTTCTTGACCCCTTGGAAAGGTTGAGAAGCCAGGGCTCCAACTGATTAGGCATTGGATTATTGGATTATTGTTTAACGTTGGTTTGCATGTTTGTTGTATGCTTTTTGTATATTATGTACTTTTATTTAGAGGTGGGGGGGCACAAACGTACTAATGagctagtctcgcaaagccagaccaaactacagcaagtagaatggtctggagccacgctacctcgagccgtctatccgtggggaaactgggcgggcctgtttttatttctttaaaccaatcacaatcgtctagggcggggctaagcccgggaagcagcagcggtgtccatgcaaaatagaacatctttcttcctcagcaaatgctgtaagcaaatcttttgcagttctttgcaattttcgacggaaagagccaaacatgccaactttacagcgccgtcaaagtcctcttcaaaactcgccatactgcctagtttccgagtttgagggggagcacaatacgggaacgccagcaaccggaaggggaggagtcgcggccaaatccgacgctaggcaatagacgctgtccacttccgttcagccagactactaATGAGCTAAACCTGTTTTTCAACAGCTTTGACTCACCCCCCGCCCCTGTGAGATCAGCAGGTCAGTCTtggcccccctcctccatcacctttaTCACCAACCCAGACActgccctcccctctcccccgccctctccccccGACTCCATTGACCTACTGCAGTTTGCGTACCAGGCACAACTCAGCATGGACAATGCCATCATCTACCTGCTGCACAGGGCTTACTCACACCTGAAGAGGCTGGGGGAACACAGTGAGAGTCAATGTCTTTGACTTCGTCAGTGCGTTCAACATACAGCCTGTCCTGCTTGTGAAGAAGCTCTCAGCGTTACGGTTAGACCACGACATGGTGGCCTGGATTGGGGACTACCTCTCCAGCAGGCCACAGTACGTGCGGCTGCAGAACGGCCTTTCTGATGTGGTGATGAGCAACACTGGGGCACCCCAAGGAACCGTACTTTCACCTTTTCTCTATACCATCTACACCTCTGACTTCACCTTCAACTCTGGAACGTGCCACCTACAGAAGTTTTCAGATGACTCCTTCATCATGGGCTGCATCAGTGATGACAGGGAGGACGAGTacagaggtgtggtggagggtGTCGTAAGATGGAGTCCGTGGAGAACCACCTCCAGCTCAACATTggcaagaccaaggagctgaTGATGGACTCCCGACAGAGCAGGAAGCCCCCAACCCCCTTTGCCATCCAGGGGGTTGAAATAAAGACGGTGGACTCGTACAAGTTCCTTGGAGTAGGCataaacaataaactggactggaCAGACAACACAGAGGTCCTCTATCAgaagagtcagagcagactcttcttcctcaggaggcTCAGGTCCTTTGACCTGTGTTGCGGGCTACTAAAGATATTATATCAGGTTTTGGTAGCCAGCACAATGTTCTTtgctggggcgtgctggggaggaggcatcaaggctTTGGAGCCCAACAGAGTCAACAAGCAGGTGAGGAAGGCCAGCTCTGTTGTGGAACTAGAAGTggatggaggtagtggtggagaggaggatgagggacaaattcaagGCTAACATCTTGGCTAACCTCTCCCATCCCCTCTATGttgagctgtggcagatggggagcaccttTAGCCACAGATTTATTTCccccaggtgcaagacggagcgcttcaAGTGCTCCTTTGTGACAACAGCCAATCGGCTGTACAACAGTGCCTTGTTtatgtgcatatgtatgtgtatgcatatgcatgtatgtgtgtttatgtatgcgtatagatgtttttatgtgtgtgtgtatgtatgtatgtatgtatgtatgttacatacatacatacatacatacatacatacatacatactgtatgtatgtaaccctaaccctaacttaattttgacacccacatcaaacacctctgtaagacagctttataccacctcaggaacatcgccaaactccgccaatcactcaccctggctgatgcagagaagctcgtccatgcctttgtctcctccaggttggactactgcaatgcactcctcattgggatccctggcaagagcatccagaggctccaatacattcaaaacagtgctgccagggtcctgatgagggtgcgcaagcatgaccacatcacccccatcctgaaatcactgcaccggctccctgtctcactcagaattgagtacaaggtctccctcctcacccaccagtgccttcacggacttgcccccctctaccttcaggaactcctcacccccccgacaaactcacgtacactccgttcaggatccactcacaccctccaaacccgacatacgaagctgtgcaccatgggtgatcgggccttttctgctgctgcccctagactatggaacgccctccctggaccacctgagggctccacagactacagctctttttaaacggaacctcaaaacccatctctttaaaagagcatttagctaaactttctttgaggttccccctttttaatagttttttggtatttttttctctgaagcactttgagattcttgaatataaagtgcagtatgaataaaatgtattattattattattattattattatgtatgtatgtatgtatgtatgtatgtatgtatgtatgtatgtatgtatgtatgtatgtatgtatgtatgtatgtatgtatgtatgtatgtatgtatgtatgcagataggtatgtgtgtgtgtgtgtgtgtgtgtgtgtgtgtgtgtgtgtgtgtgtgtgtgtgtgtgtgtgtgtgtgtgtgtgtgtgtgtgtgtgtgtgtgtgtgtgtgatcatatataatatatataataatatgtagataattattgttatttattccaGCTATATATTCGTGAATAACAATGGTACTCAAATTAGTAAAAATGAAATCAATTAATTAATTCGTACAGGGTTTCCTCTCTTACCTCTCTTAACAAAGTGTTTATTGAAGTGGACGTGTTTAACGTGTTACATTAGTGACTACAACACCCAGAGGCCCAGACTACAACACCCAGACGCCCAGAGTCAGGTACTTCCTGGTCAGACCGACAGGCAGCCATATTTGATTCGATTATGCTTTACTGGTTGCGACGACTAGTTCAGCTAGTTCTGGAAGAATACGGTCTTTGTACTCGATCTCAGCTACATTTACAGGTTTATCTACGACAACCTTAGTGGTATCTCCAATAGTAACTTCATATCGTGTGTAGTCAACGATGAATCCTGAATAGTAAGTGGCCCTTCTTCAGATGATTCCTTTGCGGTATAGCTGTCAGTGTGGCGCTAGCCGCGGAGCTATCAGTAGCTAGTCTCTGACTCACTGTGTACAAGATGAGCGTCAGCTGCTTTGTCTTCATGTACGACCTGTCAGTCACCTGTCAGCCGCGCTACACCACACCCATGGTCACATTCGTTATTCCATATATTCTATTAAAACTGTTTATAGCCCTGATCTTTGTTTTGTCTTCGTCATCAGCATCCGAGGACGCTAGCATGTAGCTCCAGTAGGGTGCTAACGTTAGCTGCTCTACTAGAGATGTCTTTAATTGTACATTTATTGTAAGGAGTAACGACTACATTTGACATTTACAACTGTCAACCTGGGAAATACAGATTTATGTGAACCACTGATtcataataaatgttttttatttcactAATTGTTTAAAGGTTTAGTTGATGCTCAACGTGACTTTTAGTTGAAAGTAATCTGGCACTTTGTGGCTCGGAAATGATGTATGATCGTGTTGAAAGTGTTAACTATTTTGTATTGCATAACAGCTTAGTGTAAAATAGTTGTGCCACATTATGCTGTTATATATCTTGTTATATATACAGTTGGGGCAAAGTGCAACTTCATGAATGTCGTCTAAAATTAACGTTGTTTATTTTTGCAGTGACTATTTATTCAAACTGCTCCTGATTGGTGATTCTGGTGTCGGAAAGTCATGTCTGCTTCTCCGGTTTGCAGtaagttcctttttttttaagttttaagAAAACGCCCATAAAACATAATTGACTTCTAAGCTGCATTTCTATGTTGACCtattttactgtgtgtgtgtgtgtgtgtgtgtgtgtgtgtgtgtgtgtaggatgacACTTACACAGAGAGCTATATAAGCACCATCGGTGTGGACTTCAAGATCAGGACCATAGAACTTGATGGCAAAACCATTAAACTTCAGATTGTAAGTTCATCCACCTCAATTGGACAATACAGTGCACACGTGTTGCTCATGCTAAGTTATGCATCCCTTAGAAGATCCTTCTTTCATCCACCGTCGGCGTGATGCGGCCCGTGTGTGCGTTGGCACAGCATGCTGGTGTTCTAGAAACAAAGCGCAACGTCTAACACGACAGCGCCAGCGTCTTGACATCCAGTTTTATATGcgataaaacaaaacagaaatgaTGAATGAAAATATACATGAAGTTTTATTCACAAACTCAATGAAACCTCCatgaacataataaataaataattgtatttccaGGCAATTGCATCGATAGTTGTCTGATCAATTGACTGGTCCTGGTCCCAAACTTTGGTGgccggaagaggggggggggctgttggcAGAATGGCCTGGATTGTATTCAGTTTTTCCTCCTCCTGATGCACGCTGAGCATTTTCTGCAATTGACAAATTTCCCTCTGCATTCACAGTGGGATACAGCCGGTCAAGAACGGTTCAGGACCATTACTTCCAGTTACTATAGAGGAGCCCATGGCATTATAGTGGTTTATGATGTCACAGATCAGGTAGGACCCTCTTCCTTGCTCTGATTATAATCCACTTCCAGTACTTGTTATTGAAACACAAGGTGCAGGGAGAAGAAATTTTACTGCCACCAAGTGCCATGAGATTGGAATGAGTAAAAATTATCAGTGGAATTGCAAACGGGATTTTTCTGAGCATGTATTGTAAGGGGTGCAGTGCTTTGATGGACTAACAGTGTTGTCCACCCCCCTGTGCTCAGGAGTCCTTCAACAACGTGAAGCAGTGGCTCCAGGAGATAGACCGCTACGCCAGCGAGAACGTCAACAAGCTGCTGGTGGGCAACAAGTGTGACCTGACTACCAAGAAGGTGGTGGACTACACAACAGCCAAGGTCAGCCACTTTAGACTCAATCAAAACATCTCTCCGTAATGGTTGCAGATTAATTTCCCTATACTTTACAATTGTGTAATGACTGAATGATGTAATGATTGGAGTGGAAAATAACCTAATTATTTGTAGCAACAACTCCAaattcctccctccttcctgttCTCCTACCCCTCTACCTCAGTATTGGCGTGCAGTACCTTCAGTCTGTTGATGGTTGTTTGTCTTGTCCAGGAGTTTGCAGACAACCTGGGCATCCCCTTCCTGGAGACCAGCGCCAAGAGCGCCACCAACGTGGAGCAGGCCTTCATGACCATGGCTGCCGAGATCAAGAAGAGGATGGGCCCGGGGGCCACGGCCGGCAGTGCGGAGAAGTCCAACGTCAAGATCCAGAGCAAGCCCGTCAACACCACCTCCGGGGGCTGCTGTTGAGGCCCCCACCACCCCATCCAGTGAGGGGCGTACCCCAAGTCAGCCGGGCCCCACCCACCAACAAAACCCTGACCCATCTAATGTCCCCCTGCTTCAGACCCCCCGCCAACGACAAGAAACACGACCAGAACCCTGACCGTCTCGAACGTCCCCCTGCTTCATAGACCCACCACGACCAGAACCAAGACCAGAACCACATCTAGAATCCCGACCGTCTCTAACGTCACCCTGCTTCATAGACCCCCAGCCACCAGGACAACGACCCGTCTTACGTCACCATGCTCCACAGGGATGgcagagggggagtgagagggatcCAGCAGAATGATTGCAGATGAGGGTCATGTTAGCAGATACAGAACAGGCCCCAGCACGGTGAGCCCACCCGCCTGGAGGAACACTGCTGCTCTCATTCTTTTATCTTTATTATGTCTTTCATACTCAAATGCACACCCGATTTGAGAAGTTAATAAATCAGCAATTTTTTAAAAGTCTAGAAGTGACTTCGACCAATACATTAAATGCAAGTATCACTATTTGTGTTCcttcccttcttcttcctctattTTTGGTTCATGTGCCGAACTCAGCTGGGTTGCTTGTTTCTGATAGTTTAGGCTGTGGGTAACCGGCATGAGGTCCTCAGGACGAGCCCTTCAGATGAAGCTGCTGCTGTTAGAGCACGCGGCACGCATGTCAGCAGAGCTCATGacattccccctctctctatccccctctctctctctctctctctctctctcagtgcatCTGGTATGCAGTCGTTTGGGGAACCTGTGGTGGTTTCCTTTACTATAAGACCAGATTAGGTGGAGGTAATGTCCTGGTTCAACCTCTCAATGTGGCACCACACCCGCCCCCTCCTAGTTCAGAACTAAACGGCCAGTGCCTTTGGGGCCAGAGTCAGACGTGATGTTCTGCCTCTGATGAACCGTGATTTTGGCATAGCCCCCCCATTCCACCGCAACGGGCTAGCTCTTACTGCTTAAGAGAGTTTATTGTTAGATGGAACCAAGCAatcttgtgagtgtgtgtgtgtgtgcgcgtctgtgcatgcatgtatgtatatgtatgtactaTCCCAGACAGGGCTGTGTGCTGGTATAAAGGATTCAACCTGAGCAGGGCTGGGACGCAGTGGCCATATTGTTAATTACTTCGCTTATAGTTTCTCAACCAACAGCACAACCGGAGAGACGACCACCATCTAAGCTATGAGATACATCTATaaactgtatatatttatacataaatgTAGGAATTGATTTGCAAATTCGATAGAGAACCAAGTGAATGACATCAATTTAAGGAAATTGTTTGTAATCTCAGTCCGTGATTAAGTGGCTGCAGACATGAATTTTTGTGGCACAATGTCTACTATTAAACAATGAAGGAGATCTTTGAT contains these protein-coding regions:
- the rab1aa gene encoding RAB1A, member RAS oncogene family a, with translation MNPEYDYLFKLLLIGDSGVGKSCLLLRFADDTYTESYISTIGVDFKIRTIELDGKTIKLQIWDTAGQERFRTITSSYYRGAHGIIVVYDVTDQESFNNVKQWLQEIDRYASENVNKLLVGNKCDLTTKKVVDYTTAKEFADNLGIPFLETSAKSATNVEQAFMTMAAEIKKRMGPGATAGSAEKSNVKIQSKPVNTTSGGCC